The following nucleotide sequence is from Candidatus Bipolaricaulota bacterium.
TCCGTCAAAATCATCTCCTCATCGAATCCGCCCAACTCAATTACATTATATAACTTTTCTTTGTATTTTTCTAAATTTTCATCAACATCCGCGCCGCTCAGATCAAAATTCATTTCTTTATCCGAGGCAAACACCAAATAATTGTAAGTTCCCTCGATCGGCAAAACCTTGACTTGCGCGTAATTTTTGCGAATGGTCTGCGAAATTTTCTGTAAAAGTTCGGACGACCAGCCCGCCGCGTTGATATTCATGGCCAAGATGCCTCCTTCATTCAATCTCGTTTTGGTCGATTGAAAAAATTCGTCGGTCGTCAAATGAAACGGAATAAAAAGCTGTTTGGAATACGCGTCAATGATCATGTAATCGTATTTTTTGTCGGTTTGGTTTAAAAAAACCCGGCCGTCGCGTACGATTTTATTTATTTCCGGCTCGTTTAAATCAAAATATTTTTCAGCCGCGCCGAGCACTTCCTTGTCTATTTCAACCAAATCGATATTGACTTTCGGCCTCCAAAAGCTGACCAACTGCTTGGCGGCCGTGCCGCCTCCCCCGCCGATCATCAAAAAATTTTTATCCGCATCTTCTTGGCCGTTCAAGTATGGCAGCAAGTTGAAAAAATCATAATAACTGTCTCCGGTCAAAAAATGCGGCCGGTCGAAATTAATGTATGATTGGACTCCGGAACCGTCATTGAACTGCAAAAACCGCCATCCGTCTTTTTCACTGACCCAAACATATTGATAAGGCGTTTCTTTTTCGAAAATAATATTCTTCTCGGGCGCGGCCAAAGCCGGGCGGACGAGGAAAAGAAAATAAACCATCAAGGGCAAAATAAAAACCAAGGCCAACAGTTTGTATTTTTTAGGAAAATACAGTCCGGCCAAAATTATCAGCGTCGCCGCGCAAATAAGCACGGTTTGCATGCTGCCCAAAAATGGCACGGTGACGAAAGTGGAAGCGAACACTCCGAAGATGCTGCCCAAAGTCGACCAAGCGAAAATATTGCCCGCTGTTTTGCCCGTGGTTTCCACGCTCGAATTGACGATTCGGATGACAAACGGGGAAGACATGCCCAAAATAATCAGCGGACAGGCCAAGGCGAACAAAATCAGCCAAAAGTTGGCCAAGGCGAACAAAAACATTGAAGAAACATTGAGCGCGTTCAAAAAGAAAACCGCCATGGGTTTGAAAAACAATGGCAAAAACGATAAAAAAAGGCCGCAGAAAAAAACCGCGCCCGCCAAGACCGGAAGTTCCGGCCGCTTATCCGCCAATTTTCCGCCCAGCCAGTAACCTATGGCCAAAGCGATCATGACCACGGCGATGATATTGCCCCAAACGAAAATCGAGGTGCCGAAATACGGAGCGATCAGTCTGGACGCGGTCAATTCGACGGCCATGATTACGGCGCCGGTTATGAATACGAAAAAATTGGCTGAGAGTTTGGACATAATTTATAGGGCTATTTAGGGGGCTACGGGGCAAAGAAGTAAATAAGGCAATAAGACAAACTAAAAAATCTAAATCTTGATTAAACTTTAAAAACGTTACGGATCCTTGAATTTTATTTTTTTACATTATTCAGTAACTTAATAATTTAAAATAATAATTTTTTAAACCGCCCTCTTTTTATCTATCGCCTTCTAAACATCTCAAGCCTTATCTAGCCCTCTTAAGCCTTCTTCTTCATATCAACTATCTTCATCTGCAAATCAAACCGCCCGTTCCATTGACTGTCGCTTAACTCCACTATAACACAAAGTTTGTCTCCCGGCTTTATTTTACCGACGAAATTGGGCGCGATGCCAAAACCGATCATTTTTTTAACAAAAGGCAGGTCTCCTCTAACCGATAATTTCAAATGCTTGCCTGTTTTCCCCACGGATTCATAACTGATCAATTCAACGTCATTGACGAGAAAGCGAGGCTTGGAATTGCCTTCTCCGAAAGGTTCCAGCGCTTCGATCTCGCGGCACAGCGATTCGTTCATTTCTTCGAGCGGAATCTGAGCGTCAATATTTATTATCGCCGAAGTATCGACATCTTCAAGTTTTGAACCCGCAAAAAGAGACAGTTTTTCACGAAAAAACACCAAGTGTTGTTCGCTGATGATCGTAAAACCGCAAGCTTGGGCGTGACCGCCGAAACGACTCAAATGCTCGGTCACTTCAAGCAAGGCTTTGGTGATATTGAAATTGGCCACGCTTCGCCCGGATCCGACGATTTGATCTTTGACTTTGGTCATGACCATGGTAGGCGCGCCCAGCTCGTCCGTTAATTTGCCGGCCACCAGTCCGACCACGCCGGCCGACCAATTTTCGCCGTAAGCGAAAAATATTTTCGATTCCTTTTGAGTTTTTATCTGCGCCCTGGCTTCGCCGACTATTTGCTCGGTAATTTGCTGGCGTTCCGTATTAATGCTGTTCAAAAGACCGGATAAATGCGCGGCTCGATCATGATCCTTGGTGGTCAAAAGCTCAAACGACAAATTGGCGTGGGACAATCTGCCGGCCGCGTTCAGACGCGGCCCGATAATAAAACCGATGGTTTGAGTATCTATTTTGGAAATATCGATTCTGGATTGCTTAAAAAGTTCAAGCAAACCGGGACGCCTCGTTTTTCTCAAAACGATCAGACCGTATTTGGTCAAAGCCCTGTTCTCGCCGATTAGCGGCGCGATATCCGCCACCGTGCCGATGGCCACCAGATCAAGCAGCCATTTTTTCAAACCGCCCAAACCGCCGAAACAATCCAAATTCGATTTATCAAGCGGCAAAACATTGTTTTTTTCCTGATAATCCATTAAACCGCAAGACAATTTATAAGCTATGCCCGCGCCGGACAAATATTTGCAAGGATATGTGTCTTTTGCCAATTTCGGATCCAAAATGGCGTCCGCCTCAGGCAATTCGGGCGGGATCTCGTGATGATCCGTGACAATCACCTTCATGCCTTTTTCTTTGGCCAAAGCGACTTCCTTGACATTGCTGATGCCGCAATCGACCGTAATGATAAGATCGATTTTTTCTTGGCTGAATTTTTCAATGGTTTTGGCGTTAATGCCATAGCCGTCTTCTTCGCGGTGAGGCAAAAAAACTCCGACATCGGCTCCCAAAATCTTTAAGGTTTCATAAATCACGGCCGCGGAGGTGACGCCGTCCGCGTCATAATCTCCGTGAACAACTATTTTGTTCTTGTCTAAAATTGCCTGAACAACTATTTTAACCGCCTTTTCCATGTCTTTGAATAAAAACGGATCATGAATGTCGTTTTCATAATCAGATCTTAAAAAACGCTCAATGTCCTCTTGAGTTTTTATGCCTCTGCTGTATAATAATTGCAAAGCAATCAAAGAGACGTTTGTATCTTTATTCGCTTCAAGGAAGTCTTCGGGTGCCTTCTCGGCGATGACCCATTTCTTTTTCATATTTTACCTTTTTGATTCATGTTCCATGATTTATGTTTCATGATTCATGATACGTGATACATGAATATTAACCATTTTACTATGAACATAAAACAAAAACAACGCCTCGTTTGGGGCATACTGGTCGCGATCATGGTATTTTCCATGCTCCTGTGGACAATCGCGCCGGCTTTTTATTAAACAACGGCTAAACAAACAAAAAAAATTCCTCGATTTGAGGAATTTTTTTATTATATTCGCATCATTAGCGCAAAATTTGCATAATTCGTATAGGCTTATCGTTTCAGCACCGCGATGAACGCCTCAGGCGGAATATTCACCCTGCCTTTGCCCATGGCCATCATTTTCTTCTTGCCTTTCTTTTGCTTTTCCAAAAGTTTTGATTTTCTGGTCCAATCGCCGCCATATAAGTTAGCCGTAACATCCTTTTTCATGGCGGAAATTCTCTCGGCCGCGATGATTTTGCCGCCGACCGCGGCCTGCAATTTGATCACGAACATTTGCCGCGGAATGGATTCTTTCAGTTTTTGCACGATTTTCTTGCCTTCCTTGAACGCCTCGTCGCGATAAACAATGGTGGAAAACGCGTCCACTTTTTCTTCGGCGATCAAAATGTCCAATTTGACCACGTCGGTCGATTCATAATGAGCGAGTTCGTAATTCATGGAAGCGTAACCCGAGCTGACCGTTTTCAATTGATCGTAAAA
It contains:
- a CDS encoding fused MFS/spermidine synthase, with protein sequence MSKLSANFFVFITGAVIMAVELTASRLIAPYFGTSIFVWGNIIAVVMIALAIGYWLGGKLADKRPELPVLAGAVFFCGLFLSFLPLFFKPMAVFFLNALNVSSMFLFALANFWLILFALACPLIILGMSSPFVIRIVNSSVETTGKTAGNIFAWSTLGSIFGVFASTFVTVPFLGSMQTVLICAATLIILAGLYFPKKYKLLALVFILPLMVYFLFLVRPALAAPEKNIIFEKETPYQYVWVSEKDGWRFLQFNDGSGVQSYINFDRPHFLTGDSYYDFFNLLPYLNGQEDADKNFLMIGGGGGTAAKQLVSFWRPKVNIDLVEIDKEVLGAAEKYFDLNEPEINKIVRDGRVFLNQTDKKYDYMIIDAYSKQLFIPFHLTTDEFFQSTKTRLNEGGILAMNINAAGWSSELLQKISQTIRKNYAQVKVLPIEGTYNYLVFASDKEMNFDLSGADVDENLEKYKEKLYNVIELGGFDEEMILTDNLAPIEFMTDAMILKVFLNYLSGARNIL
- the recJ gene encoding single-stranded-DNA-specific exonuclease RecJ produces the protein MKKKWVIAEKAPEDFLEANKDTNVSLIALQLLYSRGIKTQEDIERFLRSDYENDIHDPFLFKDMEKAVKIVVQAILDKNKIVVHGDYDADGVTSAAVIYETLKILGADVGVFLPHREEDGYGINAKTIEKFSQEKIDLIITVDCGISNVKEVALAKEKGMKVIVTDHHEIPPELPEADAILDPKLAKDTYPCKYLSGAGIAYKLSCGLMDYQEKNNVLPLDKSNLDCFGGLGGLKKWLLDLVAIGTVADIAPLIGENRALTKYGLIVLRKTRRPGLLELFKQSRIDISKIDTQTIGFIIGPRLNAAGRLSHANLSFELLTTKDHDRAAHLSGLLNSINTERQQITEQIVGEARAQIKTQKESKIFFAYGENWSAGVVGLVAGKLTDELGAPTMVMTKVKDQIVGSGRSVANFNITKALLEVTEHLSRFGGHAQACGFTIISEQHLVFFREKLSLFAGSKLEDVDTSAIINIDAQIPLEEMNESLCREIEALEPFGEGNSKPRFLVNDVELISYESVGKTGKHLKLSVRGDLPFVKKMIGFGIAPNFVGKIKPGDKLCVIVELSDSQWNGRFDLQMKIVDMKKKA